A window of the Vanessa cardui chromosome 27, ilVanCard2.1, whole genome shotgun sequence genome harbors these coding sequences:
- the LOC124541101 gene encoding uncharacterized protein LOC124541101: MRVILIIAVISTLLWCACGSNFVVGNVANRVDLRHHEQVQYNAIPFIKRVKYFFYTDPQNKVIEGIQALDNLHSKSSINITAGGVGSTFVNLRLKSERGGALDYDIGIYTRPDFI, encoded by the exons ATGCGTGTGATCCTCATAATTGCTGTCATCTCCACGTTACTGTGGTGTGCGTGTGGCAGCAACTTCGTGGTGGGCAATGTGGCGAACCGAGTCGATCTGAGGCACCACGAACAGGTCCAGTACAACGCGATACCGTTCATAAAAAGAGTGAAGTATTTCTTCTACACCGATCCGCAGAATAAAGTTATTGAA GGTATACAAGCTTTGGACAATCTTCACAGCAAATCTTCAATCAACATAACGGCGGGCGGCGTGGGATCTACGTTCGTAAATTTGAGGCTGAAAAGTGAGAGAGGTGGTGCGCTTGATTACGATATTGGCATTTATACGCGTcctgattttatttaa
- the LOC124541088 gene encoding BTB/POZ domain-containing protein 10: MSDSQAIGQGAMLDTRRHFFYPDSSSDTEEYRRDAEERRKRLSKRNGPGLRRVISNMPPKNQAPNAPMPSTSSQEPPKNGQKNQLCDDRITLVVDNTRFVVDPAQFTAHPNTMLGRMFSSGIEFTHPNERGEYEVAEGISATVFRAILEYYRGGTIRCPPTVSVQELREACDYLLVPFDANTVRCQNLRGLLHELSNEGARRQFESFLERLILPLMVESAQRGDRECHVVVLLDDDSVEWDEEYPPQMGDEYSQTVLSTPLYRFFKYIENRDVAKQVMKERGLKKIRLGVEGYPTYKEKVRKRPGGRAEVIYNYVQRPFIHMSWEKEEAKSRHVDFQCFKSKSVTNLAEATADPVIELEPNRARDELEVQDPGEVQEEEQ, from the exons ATGTCCGATTCGCAAGCGATAGGCCAAGGGGCCATGTTAGATACACGTAGGCATTTTTTCTACCCTGACAGCAGTAGTGACACAGAAGAGTACAGAAGGGACGCAGAAGAACGTCGTAAGCGTCTTTCTAAGCGTAACGGGCCGGGCTTAAGAAGAGTCATATCAAATATGCCACCAAAAAACCAAGCGCCCAACGCACCGATGCCGTCTACATCCAGTCAGGAACCGCCGAAAAATGGGCAAAAGAACCAGTTGTGTGATGATAGAATTACTCTTGTGGTGGATAACACGCGGTTCGTGGTCGATCCCGCTCAGTTTACCGCTCATCCGAACACGATGCTGGGAAGGATGTTTAGTTCTG GTATCGAATTCACCCATCCAAACGAACGAGGTGAATACGAGGTGGCTGAGGGCATATCCGCTACCGTGTTCCGCGCTATCCTGGAGTACTACCGCGGCGGTACCATCAGATGCCCGCCGACGGTCTCCGTGCAGGAGTTGAGGGAGGCCTGCGATTATCTGCTGGTTCCATTCGACGCTAACACCGTCAGATGTCAA AACCTCCGTGGTCTCCTCCACGAACTATCTAACGAGGGTGCTCGTCGGCAGTTCGAGAGTTTTCTGGAAAGGCTCATCTTACCATTGATGGTGGAGTCCGCCCAGCGGGGCGACAGGGAGTGTCACGTGGTCGTGCTGCTGGACGACGACTCGGTGGAGTGGGATGAGGAGTACCCCCCCCAGATGGGCGACGAGTACAGTCAAACGGTGCTATCGACCCCCCTGTATCGGTTCTTCAAGTACATCGAGAATAG AGACGTCGCAAAACAAGTGATGAAAGAACGAGGCCTCAAAAAGATACGCCTCGGCGTCGAAGGGTACCCGACTTACAAGGAGAAGGTCCGCAAGCGACCTGGAGGCAGGGCGGAAGTCATATACAACTACGTGCAGCGCCCTTTCATCCACATGTCTTGGGAGAAGGAGGAAGCCAAGAGCCGCCACGTGGACTTTCAGTGCTTCAAGTCCAAATCGGTCACGAACCTCGCAGAGGCGACCGCTGACCCAGTGATCGAACTGGAACCGAACAGAGCCAGGGATGAGCTTGAAGTCCAGGATCCAGGCGAGGTCCAAGAGGAAGAACAGTGA
- the LOC124541170 gene encoding uncharacterized protein LOC124541170 yields the protein MEHNEEYHDPDYPEALINVKEEAPILSEEEKIVKIKQIIHREFRNELNIRENEVTLIDQRMTTARRYLHQVRYSLVNNYYRDQKLQLTGSQIEDEVAAQTEPRARSEVSSILRESQRRLHPSVRKLLGKQTVDLEEIFRSREPRNKARKDYSAMVQTKNITISADSTISLRPSTEKMEEEEPCSSRPKKIPRQIDPKVNNVVTFDEITRNKKKHRYRIIIGNTSKYAPPASRQDRSTHKWLLYVRGPPPRADVSRVLRAVSVQLHHSYAPHHTVHIDKPPFQVSRRGWGEFPARVTLHFALPDRNRPATLTHTIKLDRHYTGLQTLGAETVADVWLYSTPEMLEFEYKADEEQLLYSPKPVEEIKQEEPPEVKFEPSEPKEDQNDSWLDFFSKDTTEVNVDEMFVKNIKKEPEENQSNEINETVHIPEVNDDKQVLANGVDDKVIDNSIEIKLENPPPEVTNKPKKRIMKYMDPTTRKIYYLEMDRNLDLSKVQEIVINSQGEMQTAKISPIKTNGLKHVRNKKPVSLLKPEVKNQLKKGLESEKILRRNELNHIENDHCYLATNWSAFDKKQNATEVNGVTICDKLKTVIAKFSCARVIVSYLLKKIPLISVEARNPDFVQCLPFVVENDERYWKLDFAKRRNMEWSRAKLINKMLTDRFKTDPASVWRTKQILVYSRLHGYYPVRSENIQKEPDMETNEWSSWNDLENTRQIESNIRKLYPNASDISSLSLFDSEKYVDQNSSETLDLCDSDEEIDVVNTDVPVKPRIVKKETEVSLKALPVDKDDKLMFYYVEKICSDIGIELRNENIGSGYSYSAVHRVLLTAAKCFAEELIRSSLADQLSLSNDPQLPTIWTGSSSRTSVRLEHVFRAARSAPRTRVLAAHALAAERKHTHAL from the exons ATGGAACATAACGAGGAATATCACGATCCGGATTATCCCGAGGCGTTAATTAATGTAAAGGAAGAGGCGCCAATACTTTCCGAAGAGGAGAAAATCgttaaaatcaaacaaataattcACCGCGAATTTAGGAACGAATTAAATATAAGAGAAAATGAAGTAACTCTTATAGATCAAAG AATGACCACCGCACGAAGGTACCTGCACCAAGTACGATACTCCCTTGTAAATAATTACTACAGAGATCAGAAGTTACAGCTCACTGGAAGTCAGATTGAGGACGAAGTGGCTGCACAAACTGAACCAAGAGCGAGATCGGAA GTATCATCAATACTCCGAGAGAGCCAACGTCGCCTTCATCCATCAGTCCGTAAGCTTCTCGGCAAACAGACAGTAGATCTAGAAGAAATATTCAGGTCGAGAGAACCCAGGAACAAAGCGAGAAAAGATTATTCT GCGATGGTACAAAcgaaaaacataacaatatcaGCCGATTCAACGATATCGTTGCGTCCCAGCACAGAGAAGATGGAAGAGGAGGAACCGTGCTCCAGTAGACCTAAGAAGATACCGCGACAGATCGATCCCAAGGTCAACAATGTGGTCACATTTGACGAGATCACGAGGAATAAGAAGAAGCACAGATATAGAATTATTATAG GTAATACGTCGAAGTACGCGCCGCCGGCGTCGCGGCAGGACCGCTCGACGCACAAGTGGCTGCTATACGTGCGCGGCCCGCCGCCCCGCGCCGACGTGTCGCGCGTGTTGCGCGCCGTGTCCGTACAGCTGCACCATTCCTACGCTCCCCACCACACCGTGCACATCGA CAAGCCGCCTTTCCAGGTGTCGCGTCGCGGCTGGGGCGAGTTCCCGGCGCGCGTGACGCTTCACTTCGCGCTGCCCGACCGGAACCGGCCCGCCACGCTCACGCACACCATCAAACTGGACCGCCACTACACGGGCCTGCAGACCCTCG gcGCTGAAACAGTAGCTGATGTTTGGTTATACAGTACACCAGAAATGTTAGAATTCGAATACAAGGCTGATGAAGAGCAATTATTGTATTCCCCGAAACCAGTAGAAGAAATAAAACAAGAGGAACCCCCAGAGGTCAAATTTGAGCCCAGTGAACCGAAAGAAGACCAGAATGATAGCTGGCTGGATTTCTTCTCGAAAGACACGACAGAGGTCAATGTGGATGAAATGTTCGTTAAGAACATCAAGAAGGAACCAGAAGAAAACCAAagcaatgaaataaatgaaacagtACACATACCAGAAGTAAACGATGATAAACAAGTCTTAGCTAATGGTGTTGACGATAAAGTCATTGATAACAGTATAGAAATTAAGCTGGAAAATCCTCCGCCGGAAGTCACTAACAAACCTAAGAAGCGAATAATGAAATACATGGATCCGACGACTAGGAAAATATACTATCTAGAAATGGATAGGAATCTAGATTTAAGTAAAGTACAGGAAATAGTCATTAATTCTCAGGGAGAGATGCAAACGGCTAAGATAAGTCCAATCAAAACAAACGGTCTGAAACATGTCCGGAACAAGAAACCCGTTTCGCTACTGAAACCTGAGGTGAAGAATCAACTGAAGAAAGGTTTAGAATCTGAGAAGATTCTGCGTAGAAACGAATTGAATCACATCGAAAACGATCATTGTTATCTAGCGACAAATTGGAGTGCGTTTGATAAGAAGCAAAATGCAACGGAAGTGAACGGTGTGACTATATGTGATAAACTTAAAACAGTTATAGCGAAGTTTTCGTGTGCGCGTGTGATCGTCAGTTATTTGTTGAAGAAGATACCGTTGATAAGTGTCGAAGCGAGGAATCCGGACTTCGTTCAGTGTCTGCCGTTCGTCGTGGAAAACGATGAACGGTATTGGAAGTTGGACTTCGCCAAACGGAGAAATATGgag TGGTCCCGAGCGAAATTGATCAACAAAATGCTCACGGACCGTTTCAAAACCGACCCTGCGAGCGTTTGGCGGACGAAGCAAATTTTGGTATATTCCAGATTGCACGGCTACTATCCGGTTCGATCCGAGAATATCCAGAAAGAACCGGATATGGAAACCAACGAATGGTCGTCGTGGAACGATTTGGAGAACACGAGGCAGATAGAATCAAATATTCGCAAGCTGTATCCGAATGCATCGGATATAAGCAGCTTGTCTTTATTCGATAGTGAAAAGTATGTCGATCAGAATTCATCAGAGACCCTGGATTTGTGCGATTCGGATGAGGAGATTGATGTCGTAAACACAGATGTGCCGGTCAAGCCGAGAATCGTTAAAAAGGAAACAGAAGTTAGTTTGAAAGCGTTACCAGTTGATAAGGatgataaattaatgttttactaCGTTGAAAAGATTTGTTCGGACATCGGGATTGAACTGCGGAATGAGAATATTGGAAGTGGATACAGTTATAG TGCGGTACACAGAGTGTTATTAACAGCTGCCAAGTGCTTCGCCGAAGAACTGATACGGTCCTCCTTAGCTGACCAGCTGTCGCTATCCAATGATCCACAATTACCGACTATTTGGACTGG GTCTAGCTCGCGCACGAGCGTGCGGCTAGAGCACGTGTTCCGCGCGGCACGCTCGGCGCCGCGCACGCGCGTGCTCGCCGCGCACGCGCTCGCCGCCGAGCGCAAGCACACGCACGCGCTCTAA